The sequence below is a genomic window from Polynucleobacter sp. MWH-UH19D.
GGAGCCTTTGCTACAAAATGGTAGCTCGTATCAGGCGATGGTCTGATATGTGAATCATTAGAGAATTGCTTTAAAACGCCCGCTTCGTCTTTTATTGAAACGTCAACCGTATAAATAAAAGCAAGCGAGACATTTTTACGAGCGTCATAACTACGCTTAAAAATATCAAATGACATCAGTTCTGCCGGCGAAAGACGAAGTCTTTTTTGAATTGCTATCTCAAGCTCATCAGCGGAATGATCTATGGGCAGGCGCAGCTCGGTAATGCGGATCATGGGGCTTACAGTACACAGTAATTTAGGACTCTTGGGGCAAATAATACCGCTTATATGGAATTGCCTAGATATAAAGGCGATAATGCCGCATGGCTCTTCGCGCAACTATTCATAAAGCTGACCTTCACGTCGCAGATTCTGACCGCCACTACTATGGCAGTCACTCCCTCACTATTGCCAAACACCCATCAGAAACTGATGAGCGCATGATGATCCGAGTCATCGCTTTTGCGCTACAAGCCCATGATGACCTGGTTTTCACCAAAGGCTTAAGCGATACAGATGAACCTGATCTATGGATCAAAGACCTTACCGATCAAATCAAGCTATGGATTGAAATTGGTCAACCTGATGAACGTCGGATTCTAAAAGCTTGCGGTCGCGCAGAACAGGTCATTGTTTATTGCTATGGCGGACAGACCAGCAAAATTTGGTGGGACGGGATAGCCAATAAATTAACGCGGGCACGCAACCTTCAAGTTATTGCTATTCCATCCCAGCAGTCTCAAGAGCTCAATAAGCTAGTTGAGCGTAGCATGGTGCTGCATATCAACATCCAGGATGGCGAAGCCTACGTCTCCTCTGATCAGGGTCAGGTTACTATCAGTCCAGAAGTTTGGCGTAGCCTGCAAAATTAACATTTATTTATCTTTCTAGATCGATGCAGTCTGTTATTTTTGACACCAATGTACTGTTAGATATTTTTGTCTTTAACGACTTTCGAGCAATACAAATCAAGACAGCCTTAATCGATCACCAAGTGAAAGCCCTAGCCACACCAAAAACGATTGAAGAATTTGCAGACGTCATCTCAAGGCCCCTTTTTTCACTAGATCAAGTAACGCAGGAGCAAATTCTGAATCAGTGGCATCTTTTGGCAAATGTCATTGAAGATGAAGCGCTGAGCAGCGCTCCATGGCAATGCCAAGACCCTGATGATCAAGTTTTTTTAAATCTTGCTTACACCTCAAAACCCTCGGTATTGCTCAGCAAAGATAATGAACTTCTAAAGCTAGCTAAAAAAGCTGTCAAGGAGGGAGTCATCATCACTAGTATTTATTTAATTGCCTGATTGTCTGCATACCTAATTACCCAATTCCAACATCAATATCCACAAGATCTTTTTATACAAGCGACGAATGACCAAACCCAAACTAGCAAACCCCGATGACGGCCTATTTAAACCAGGGACCAAGTTGCGCCATCTCAAAACTGGTGGTTTTTATAAAGTCCTTCTATTGGCAAATATTGAGGCTACCCTTGAACCTGCCTACGTCTATGAATCCATGCAATCCCAGGATTTTTGGATTAGACCAAAATCAGAGATGGAAGATGGTCGTTTTGAGGCCCTCACAGAATAATCAAGGCAAACCATGACAGATGATCGAATTACCAATCTCGAAATTAAATTGAGCTTTACAGAAGATCTCATTGAGAAATTAAATGAGACTGTCTACAAGCAACAACAGCAAATTGAATTTCTCTATCGCGAACTTAAAGCCATCAAAGAACAGGCTAGCGCTAGTGGCTCAGGTGTGAGTAGTCTGAAAGATGAAATTCCGCCACATTATTGATGTGACTGATACCATATCGCCACCTATTTGATAAATAACCAACATATAAGGAGTCCGATATGGGCAACCTCACCCTCTTTTTAGTTCAATGGGGCTTAACCTCGCTGTCTCTTTGGGTTGCAAGCTATATTTTTAGTGGGATGAAGTTTGCTGATGGTGGGTCCTTATTAATTGCCGCCTTACTTTTAGGGTTTGCCAATGCCGTAGTAAAGCCATTGCTCATCCTATTTACTCTCCCTTTAACAATTGTGACCATGGGATTATTCTTATTAGTGGTCAACGCTTTTATGTTAATGCTGGTCTCTGCGGTGGTTAGTGGCTTTACCATTTCTGGCTTTTGGACCGCTTTCTTCGCAAGCATTTTTATTTCAATTTTTAGCCTATTTGTCAGCAGTCTCGTTTTTTAATTATTCCTATCCATGAATACAGACAACCTTCCAAAATGCCCTGCTTGCAAAGAAGATATGACCTATCCGGATGGCGATAACTATGTATGCGCCCAATGCGGACACGAATGGCCTATGTCTGAAGCCCAAGAGGAAGAAGTTGGTTTAATCGTCAAAGACGCGAATGGCAATTTATTAGCCGACGGCGATACCGTCACACTCATCAAAGATCTAAAGGTCAAGGGATCGTCCACCACGCTGAAGGTTGGCACCAAGATTAAAGGCATTCGCTTAGTCTCGGGCGACCATGAGGTCGATTGCAAAACAGAAGCAGGCAATATTCTACTAAAAGCCTGCTTCCTGAAGAAGGCTTAATCCTTCCTTTGGGTAACTAGGCAGCGCTAGCTTTTTTGAGTACTGCGTAGATCTGATCCTTTAGCAGCAACTTTTCTTTCTTGAGAGTCTCAATCTCTTCTGGAGTGCTCGGCTCCTGATGATCTTCCATCCGAAGGATCTTGGCATCTAGATTATTGTGCTTATCAAATAAATGAGAAAAATGACGGTCTGTAGTTTTAAGCTTAGTAATCAGTTCGCGGTATTCCGGAAACATAAAAATCTCCCATTTAAAAGTAATTGAAACGAAATTTGCTGCACTTAGTGCTGTGCGTGTACCACTTTTTCACAGCATACTTTCAGTGTATCAACCATCACTCCGAAGAACAATACGTCAAACCCTATATTTATATTTCTTGGGGTCATAAGATTAATGAGACTAATTTGCGGTAATATCAACAAGCGAATAGTGTGCAAACGTCAGAGCACTTCAATACAAAATACAAGGACAATCAATCATGGCTACAAAAATAGCAGCGACAAAAAAGAAGGTAGCTACTAAGAAGAAGCTAGCCCCTAAGGTGGCAAAGAAGGTTAGCAAAAAGCCTGCGGCTAAAAAGGTGAAGAAAGTATCAGCGAAAAAACCCGCATCCAAGAAAACTGCAACTAAGAAAGTCGCAGCTAAGAAACCTGCAGCCAAGAAAGCCGCACCCAAAAAAGCTACTGCAAAAAAGATATCTAACAAAGCGCCTAAAGTAGATCAGTATGGCTTAGAAAAGGATGATGAGTTTTACGGTCTTTACTTTGCCAAATCGACCAAAAAAGGATTGGTTGAAGTCAAACCCTGTACTTTCTCTCTGATGTATTGGTGGAAAGGCTTGCTTGGCTACCCAGACATGATTGAGATTTCCAAAGACAGTAATACTGCTATGTTGCAGTTTGAATCGACTTTTGGCGGTGGCGACTCTGGCGAAACTGAATTAACAGAACAAGATGTTTTGGATATCGACCACATCATTGAAGTAGATGAGGAGGAAATGCTGGTATCCCTCTACTCTTACGTCCCCATCCCAATTCCGAGCAAGGTATTAGGCGCAATCGAGCTTTCTGTTCTGAACATCAACCCCGAGACTCGCTATGGCAGCCTTGAGATCTGCACCACCGAGAATGAAGAATGTGAAACAGAGCACTTTTTACGCTATCGCGCTGCAACCTATCTACGCGGAATCAAATCTGGCAAAGTTGAGGCTATTGAAAACATGGTGACCAACGGCTCAGAATTTTTTGGCCTTGCGCTAGATGCGATGTGCGTCAATAAATCGATTAAAAAGTGGCTACTAAGCTAGCTTACTTAACAAGTAATAAAGCCGGTAAGCAAACAACACTATCTACACAAATAGTTATAGGTTGTCGGAAAGCGGTCATTGACTGTTTTCCGACTATCAATAATGGTGACATTGCGCTTTCCCAATTTCTTGCATTCAGTCAGCGCCACATCTTGAGCCTCTTCCTCTTTGGCGTCTTTAGGTGCATGCACTCCAATGGTTCCATCCGATTGCTGATAAACCCCAAAACGACTTGGCGGCGTTGAACAGGCGCTAGCAAACACTGCAATCAGAGTAGAAATGGCAAAACGAGAGAAATTCATATTGAATTCCTAATGTGAAATTGACAATCTGGCGGAGAGGGAGGGATTCGAACCCTCGATAGGTTTTACCCTACGCCGCATTTCGAGTGCGGTACATTCAACCACTCTGCCACCTCTCCGAACTTAAAAATTATAGCTTTGGGCTGGTTTTATGTTTTTAGGATAGTGATAAAAGGACTTAGTTCTGCGAACTTAAATTGGCTTTAGTACTTCTAGGCCGCCCAAATAAGGTTGCAATGCTTTTGGAATCGCAACACTTCCGTCAACGAGTTGCCTGTTCTCAATCAATGCAACCAATGTTCTACCTACTGCCAGCCCTGAACCATTGAGTGTATGAACCAATTCTGGCTTGCCCTGTCCCGACTTAAACCTAGCTTGCATACGACGCGCCTGAAAATCCCCCATGCTTGAGCATGAGCTAATCTCTCGGTAGGCATTCTGCGAAGGCACCCACACCTCTAAGTCATAGGTCTTGGTGCTACCAAAGCCCATGTCACCAGTACAAAGCAGAACCTTACGATACGGCAATTCAAGTAACTCCAAGATTCGTTCAGCATGCCCCGTTAAATCTTCAAGAGCCTGCATAGAATCATCAGGCTTCGTGATTTGTACTAACTCAACCTTATCAAATTGGTGTTGACGAATCATGCCGCGCACATCTCGTCCATAGCTACCAGCCTCAGATCGAAAGCATGGTGTATGAGCAACAAACTTTAAGGGCAGAGTATCAGCATTCACAATCTCATCACGCACAAGATTCGTTACAGGCACCTCTGCAGTTGGAATGAGATAGAAGTTTTCTGTCCTTGGCTCACCGCCCGCATTTTCTAGCTGCGCTTCTGCACCCATTTGACGAGGGACTTTGAATAGATCCTCTTCAAACTTAGGCAATTGTCCGGTACCACGCATCGATGCAGCGTTCACCATATAAGGCGCATACACTTCTTGATAACCATGATTACTTGAATGTGTATCAATCATGAATTGCGCTAGAGCACGATGTAACCGGGCAATAGGCCCCTTGAGTACGACAAATCGTGAACCGCTAATTTTTGCAGCAACTTCAAAATCTAAGCCCAATGGACCACCAAGATCCACATGATCTTTAATTTCAAAATCAAAAGTGGGTTGCTCGCCCCAACGCTTGATTTCTTTATTCTCAGTCTCATCCTTGCCGGTTGGCACGGACTCATCTGGCAAATTCGGAATACCCATCAAGAAATCGGATATCTCTGCCTGCAGAGTTGCTAAGCGTGCGGCACCCGATTCCATGTCGACATTTACTTGCGAAACTTCAGCCATCTCGGCAGAAGCATCTTCACCCTTACCCTTCTTCATACCAATCGCTTTAGAAAGCTGATTGCGTTTTGCCTGAAGCTCTTCCGTGCGAGTTTGTAGTGATTTACGCTCAGACTCTAAGGTGTTGAACTTTTCAACATCTAGCTGGAATTTACGAGCAGCTAGTCGGGCTGCAACTGCGGCGATATCTTTACGAAGAAGTTGTGGATCAATCATGTATTGCTCGATATATAAGGGTTTAGTTGCTATCTACTATTTACTATCTACTACCTGCATGGACTCTAGTTTAAGCGTAAGACTTCAGCACCTGCAGGAGGCATGAAATTAAAGCGATTTGCCGGCAGATTGACGTTGAGCTGAATTTTATCCAGCGTTACCAATACGACACTTCCAAGGCCATCAATAAGCTCCAAAGCTTTTGGCAGGCCATTACTCATACCAATCGATATCTTTGTATATGGCAGATCATTTTTATTCTTAGCGTTTGGATCTTTCTTGGGTACCAATGCGACCCATTTCATTCCTAGACGCTCTTCGCCGTCGACTAAATCGAAATGCTGGTCTAAAGAGCTATCGCCAAACAGGATTGCCGCTGGGGTTGAAGCTAGAGCTTGTCCAGCAGGCCTAAAGGTTGCCTGATTTAGATCTTTATCCCACAACACCAATTGAGTTCCATTGGTGATGAGTTTTTGCTCGTATGGTTTTTGTGTTTCCCATACAAAGCGACCAGGTCGCTGAAAAACAAAATGGCCTTCGGTTTGGCGAACCAGCTTTAAGCCTTTGTCTTGCGGTTCATTTGCTTTAGGTGCTCGTAACTGCTGCTGAACAAAGTCTCCTTCAGCCGTTTTGGAATTGCGCACAAATTGGCGTAATTGCTCGGACCCCGTCTCACCTTCAGCCAACGCCAAGTTTGACAGCGTAATACTTATAAAACCTATGAATACTGCAGACCAAAATTTTTGCAAAGGACGCTTACTCCGAAGGGCGATGAAGAATCTCGCGATTACCGCCATTACCCATCTTAGAAACAAGCCCTGCTTTTTCCATATCTTCTAAGAGACGCGCTGCACGGTTATAACCAATCCGTAGATGGCGTTGCACCAGAGAGATTGATGGGCGTTTATTTTCTAAAACAATAGCGACAGCTTGATCATAGAGTGGATCCGCTTCGCCACCACTCTCACCAGTCAGTGAGTCAATGCTGGACTCATCGGCACCTTCGAGCACACCATCAATATAGTTAGCCTCGCCCTTCTCTTTGAGCCATTCCACCACGCGATGCACCTCATCATCAGAGACAAATGCGCCGTGAACGCGTACTGGCAAACCAGTGCCAGGCGCCATATACAACATATCACCCATGCCCAAGAGTGTTTCCGCACCCTGTTGATCCAAAATCGTGCGGCTATCAATCTTGCTACTGACTTGAAATGAAATACGCGTTGGTACGTTTGCCTTAATCAATCCAGTAATCACATCGACGCTTGGACGTTGTGTAGCTAATACCAAGTGAATACCTGCGGCACGCGCTTTTTGCGCAATCCGCGCAATCAACTCCTCAATCTTCTTGCCAGAGACCATCATGAGGTCAGCCAACTCGTCAATCACAATCACGATGACTGGCGCTTTATAAATTGGCTCTGGGTCTTCAGGCGTCAAACTAAATGGATTGGTAAGCTTTTCGCCCTTCTCTTCAGCTTCGGCAATTTTCTTATTAAAGCCCCCTAAGTTACGTACGCCAAACTTACTCATTAGCTTATAGCGACGCTCCATCTCATTCACAGCCCAGTTGAGTGCGTTATACGCTTGCTTCATATCGGTGACAACAGGGCAAAGCAAATGGGGAATCTTGTCGTAGATCGCCATCTCTAGCATCTTAGGATCAATCATGATCAAACGCACTTCATCAGGCTTAGCCTTAAAAAGCAGCGACAAAATCATGGCGTTGATACCAACCGACTTACCGGCACCAGTAGTACCCGCTACTAGGCAGTGTGGCATTTTTGCTAAATCGGCAACCATTGGGCTACCAGAAATATCCTTACCAAGTGCTAGGGTCAATATGGAATGGTTATCGTTGTAGACCTGTGAAGTCAAAATCTCAGACAGGTATACCGACTGACGCG
It includes:
- a CDS encoding putative toxin-antitoxin system toxin component, PIN family; translated protein: MQSVIFDTNVLLDIFVFNDFRAIQIKTALIDHQVKALATPKTIEEFADVISRPLFSLDQVTQEQILNQWHLLANVIEDEALSSAPWQCQDPDDQVFLNLAYTSKPSVLLSKDNELLKLAKKAVKEGVIITSIYLIA
- the serS gene encoding serine--tRNA ligase, translating into MIDPQLLRKDIAAVAARLAARKFQLDVEKFNTLESERKSLQTRTEELQAKRNQLSKAIGMKKGKGEDASAEMAEVSQVNVDMESGAARLATLQAEISDFLMGIPNLPDESVPTGKDETENKEIKRWGEQPTFDFEIKDHVDLGGPLGLDFEVAAKISGSRFVVLKGPIARLHRALAQFMIDTHSSNHGYQEVYAPYMVNAASMRGTGQLPKFEEDLFKVPRQMGAEAQLENAGGEPRTENFYLIPTAEVPVTNLVRDEIVNADTLPLKFVAHTPCFRSEAGSYGRDVRGMIRQHQFDKVELVQITKPDDSMQALEDLTGHAERILELLELPYRKVLLCTGDMGFGSTKTYDLEVWVPSQNAYREISSCSSMGDFQARRMQARFKSGQGKPELVHTLNGSGLAVGRTLVALIENRQLVDGSVAIPKALQPYLGGLEVLKPI
- a CDS encoding DNA translocase FtsK 4TM domain-containing protein translates to MTPQPPSSDGQGRMPRLLLEVRWFISLGLCLGLFAVLLTYSKADPAWSHASFEAPKNLGGRFGAYLADLMLYIFGASAFWWVVLFGRRVLQGWRELWSIPLPPDPEAKPDSLLMRWLGFSLTLVCSMGLESIRLHSLTWELPRPPGGILGELIGDPMQMSLGFTGATLVLLFGLCAGLSLFLHFSWLDVAEKVGRFLEVSYHRLRERRDSEEDRKLGEAAAEEREEFVEEIRGRVEIATPVQIVRAPVEIPKSARVEREKQQPLFVDIPDSELPPLALLDPVPEAKETISADVLEFTSRLIERKLAEFNVQVTVIAAYPGPVVTRYEIDPAVGVKGSQIVNLSRDLARSLGVVSMRVVETIPGKTCMALELPNPTRQSVYLSEILTSQVYNDNHSILTLALGKDISGSPMVADLAKMPHCLVAGTTGAGKSVGINAMILSLLFKAKPDEVRLIMIDPKMLEMAIYDKIPHLLCPVVTDMKQAYNALNWAVNEMERRYKLMSKFGVRNLGGFNKKIAEAEEKGEKLTNPFSLTPEDPEPIYKAPVIVIVIDELADLMMVSGKKIEELIARIAQKARAAGIHLVLATQRPSVDVITGLIKANVPTRISFQVSSKIDSRTILDQQGAETLLGMGDMLYMAPGTGLPVRVHGAFVSDDEVHRVVEWLKEKGEANYIDGVLEGADESSIDSLTGESGGEADPLYDQAVAIVLENKRPSISLVQRHLRIGYNRAARLLEDMEKAGLVSKMGNGGNREILHRPSE
- a CDS encoding zinc ribbon domain-containing protein YjdM, producing the protein MNTDNLPKCPACKEDMTYPDGDNYVCAQCGHEWPMSEAQEEEVGLIVKDANGNLLADGDTVTLIKDLKVKGSSTTLKVGTKIKGIRLVSGDHEVDCKTEAGNILLKACFLKKA
- a CDS encoding phage holin family protein; this translates as MGNLTLFLVQWGLTSLSLWVASYIFSGMKFADGGSLLIAALLLGFANAVVKPLLILFTLPLTIVTMGLFLLVVNAFMLMLVSAVVSGFTISGFWTAFFASIFISIFSLFVSSLVF
- a CDS encoding SlyX family protein; this encodes MTDDRITNLEIKLSFTEDLIEKLNETVYKQQQQIEFLYRELKAIKEQASASGSGVSSLKDEIPPHY
- a CDS encoding outer membrane lipoprotein carrier protein LolA encodes the protein MAVIARFFIALRSKRPLQKFWSAVFIGFISITLSNLALAEGETGSEQLRQFVRNSKTAEGDFVQQQLRAPKANEPQDKGLKLVRQTEGHFVFQRPGRFVWETQKPYEQKLITNGTQLVLWDKDLNQATFRPAGQALASTPAAILFGDSSLDQHFDLVDGEERLGMKWVALVPKKDPNAKNKNDLPYTKISIGMSNGLPKALELIDGLGSVVLVTLDKIQLNVNLPANRFNFMPPAGAEVLRLN
- a CDS encoding YaeQ family protein, with amino-acid sequence MALRATIHKADLHVADSDRHYYGSHSLTIAKHPSETDERMMIRVIAFALQAHDDLVFTKGLSDTDEPDLWIKDLTDQIKLWIEIGQPDERRILKACGRAEQVIVYCYGGQTSKIWWDGIANKLTRARNLQVIAIPSQQSQELNKLVERSMVLHINIQDGEAYVSSDQGQVTISPEVWRSLQN
- a CDS encoding DUF465 domain-containing protein, coding for MFPEYRELITKLKTTDRHFSHLFDKHNNLDAKILRMEDHQEPSTPEEIETLKKEKLLLKDQIYAVLKKASAA